The following are encoded in a window of Ricinus communis isolate WT05 ecotype wild-type chromosome 4, ASM1957865v1, whole genome shotgun sequence genomic DNA:
- the LOC8259950 gene encoding auxin-responsive protein SAUR72, protein MKILELGVYQATLQLRQWWVPFAGKGSRRGLENWVEEEEKCKLTGEEEQVPKGYIGVYVGEEKRRFVIPTSYLSMPEIRILMDRAGEEFGYSQEGGLHLPCEHHQFEEILFRCFKLSKTKTLRKFRFII, encoded by the coding sequence ATGAAGATTTTGGAATTAGGTGTATACCAAGCCACTCTTCAGCTGCGGCAATGGTGGGTTCCTTTCGCTGGGAAGGGGTCAAGAAGAGGTTTGGAGAATTgggtggaggaggaggagaagTGCAAGTTGACGGGCGAAGAGGAACAAGTTCCAAAAGGATACATTGGGGTGTACGTAGGAGAAGAGAAAAGGAGGTTCGTGATTCCAACCAGCTATCTGTCAATGCCTGAAATTAGGATATTGATGGACAGAGCCGGCGAGGAATTTGGATATAGTCAAGAAGGCGGCCTTCATTTACCCTGCGAACACCATCAGTTTGAGGAGATACTTTTCAGATGCTTCAAATTGTCTAAAACCAAGACCCTcagaaaatttagatttataatttaa
- the LOC8259951 gene encoding auxin-responsive protein SAUR72 has translation MDSKKSNKISDIVRLQQILKKWKKAATSAPKGSTSNSNASTGSKSIKFIKRTLSFTDVSAAASGDNVVPKGFVAVCVGKELKRYVIPTEHLGHQAFGVLLREAEEEFGFQQEGVLKIPCDVPVFEKILKLVEENRDVLSLHELGFNADRDMIGCWSPSSHHPQMCR, from the coding sequence ATGGATTCAAAGAAGTCTAACAAGATCTCTGACATTGTTAGGCTTCAACAGATCCTCAAGAAGTGGAAGAAGGCAGCAACGAGTGCACCCAAGGGTAGCACCAGCAATTCCAACGCTAGCACTGGCAGCAAGAGCATCAAGTTTATCAAGAGAACGCTCTCTTTCACCGATGTTTCTGCAGCAGCATCCGGTGATAATGTTGTCCCCAAAGGGTTCGTTGCAGTTTGCGTTGGGAAAGAGTTGAAGAGATATGTCATTCCGACAGAGCACTTGGGCCACCAGGCTTTTGGGGTACTGCTGAGAGAGGCAGAAGAGGAGTTTGGTTTTCAACAAGAGGGAGTGTTAAAGATCCCGTGCGATGTTCCTGTGTTTGAGAAGATCCTAAAACTGGTGGAAGAAAACAGAGATGTCTTGTCTTTGCATGAATTAGGTTTTAATGCAGACAGAGATATGATTGGTTGCTGGTCACCTTCTTCACACCACCCTCAAATGTGTAGATGA